A region from the Benincasa hispida cultivar B227 chromosome 8, ASM972705v1, whole genome shotgun sequence genome encodes:
- the LOC120084005 gene encoding uncharacterized protein LOC120084005: MAYKTPIGITFYRLVYDKACHLLIEIEHKAYWDVKKCNMNLAQIDEQKLLELQGLKELRLEAYENSRIYKEKIKLFHDRMLIRKDFKVFQKVLLFNSHLQFMHGKLKSKWLGPFKITNIFPHGVVEIWSFDIEKVFKVNGHWLKVFNEWEVDSACSSLVLALPSYS; the protein is encoded by the coding sequence ATGGCCTACAAGACACCTATTGGGATCACTTTCTATAGGCTTGTATATGATAAGGCATGCCACTTGCTGATTGAGATCGAGCACAAGGCATATTGGGATGTCAAGAAATGCAACATGAATTTAGCCCAAATCGATGAGCAGAAGTTGTTAGAGCTCCAAGGGCTCAAGGAATTGAGATTGGAAGCTTATGAGAATTCGAGGATTTATAAAGAAAAGATCAAGTTATTCCATGACCGAATGCTTATAAGGAAGGACTTCAAAGTTTTTCAGAAAGTCCTCCTTTTCAATTCTCACCTCCAGTTCATGCACGGTAAGTTGAAATCCAAATGGTTGGGTCCCTTTAAAATTACTAATATTTTTCCTCATGGTGTAGTCGAAATTTGGAGTTTTGATATTGAGAAGGTGTTCAAGGTGAACGGGCATTGGTTGAAAGTCTTTAACGAATGGGAGGTTGACTCAGCTTGCTCGAGCTTGGTCCTGGCTCTTCCCTCGTATTCGTGA